In Eubalaena glacialis isolate mEubGla1 chromosome 3, mEubGla1.1.hap2.+ XY, whole genome shotgun sequence, the following are encoded in one genomic region:
- the UBE2T gene encoding ubiquitin-conjugating enzyme E2 T: MQRASRLKRELSLLAAEPPPGITCWQDGDRMEDLRAQILGGANTPYEKGVFKLEVNIPERYPFEPPQIRFLTPIYHPNIDSAGRICLDVLKLPPKGAWRPSLNIATLLTSVQQLMAEPNPDDPLMADISSEFKYNKPVFLRNARQWTEKHARQKADGEETPDSPPEAGDSEGHSAAQKRRARHLGGVEKKFCPDV, translated from the exons ATGCAGAGAGCATCCCGTCTGAAGAGAGAGCTGAGCCTGCTGGCCGCGGAGCCGCCCCCGGGCATCACATGCTGGCAGGATGGGGACCGAATGGAAGATCTGCGAGCTC agatatTAGGTGGAGCAAACACACCTTATGAAAAAGGTGTTTTCAAGCTGGAAGTTAACATTCCTGAGAG GTACCCATTTGAACCTCCTCAGATCCGATTTCTGACTCCCATCTACCATCCCAACATCGATTCCGCTGGAAGGATTTGTTTAGATGTTCTCAAATTGCCGCCAAAA GGCGCCTGGAGACCGTCCCTCAACATCGCGACCCTGCTGACTTCTGTTCAGCAGCTCATGGCCGAGCCCAACCCCGATGACCCGCTCATGGCCGACATC TCCTCAGAGTTTAAATACAACAAGCCAGTCTTCCTCAGGAATGCCAGGCAGTGGACAGAGAAGCACGCGAGACAGAAG GCTGATGGAGAAGAGACGCCTGATAGCCCCCCCGAGGCAGGTGACTCAGAAGGACACAGCGCAGCACAGAAAAGGAGAGCCAGGCACCTGGGGGGCGTAGAAAAGAAATTTTGCCCTGATGTTTAG